In the Endozoicomonas sp. SCSIO W0465 genome, AGCACGTCAGCCAGCAAGCTAATGATATCCAGGAAGTAGAGCCTGCATTGAATGCCCTGTCCGAAGCAACCGGTGGCGTGACGGTCGATAAAATGAGCATGGACAATGGTTATTTTTCCGGACCCAATCTGCATGCGCTGGAACAGCGAAACATTGATGGCTATATCGCAACGGATAGAGGTGAAAAACCAGCGGAAGAAGCACTTGAAAATTCGGATCGAAAATTTGTCAAAGCCGATTTTGCCTATGATGCTGAAGCCGATGTGTTTGTTTGTCCAGCCAATGAACGGCTGATCACGAACCCCTTGAGCAAGGCTAAAAGAAAGAGCTACCGGGCCAGCAAAGAGGTTTGCAGTGAGTGTCCATATGGCTCGAGATGCAGTGGTGCAAAAAAAGAGCCTGGCCGGGTTATCCGCACCGACCGGTTTGAATCTGTACGACAAGCCATGAATAAGAAAATGGAAAGCACCGAAGCCAAATCAGTTTACGAACGTCGTAAAGTTATTGCAGAGCCACCGTTTGGGCAGATCAAAAATTCGGGATTTCGGGGATTCAGCCTTCGCGGAAAAGAGAAAGTGGCAGCAGAGTTTTCACTGGTTTGCACGGCGCATAACATCAAAAAATTTGTGAAAGCGGCGACAACGGGGTCAATCCGTCTTGACGATGTAAAAAAGGTTAAAGAAGCAACATAAAGGCTTTAACAAGTCTAAAAACTGCTCAAAAATGGCTAATCAAGCTTAAATTCTGCCTGTTTTTTAAGCAATTTAAATTTTTGTCTTTCTTCTGGTTGCTTTCCTGCTTAGTTCTCGGTCAGCCTCCTAGCCAATTGATACACCTATGCGAAGACCGACTATTTCTGGAGTTGACGTGTTTGTTGTCAATAACTGAAGTTACGCAGCTAACAACTCTCTCAGCTGCCCCAACGAAGCTTTCAGCCCTGCCATATAGATTTTGGCTCTGAGCTGAAAGTGATTCAGATTTACTTTCAATGACAATACTTCCAACCTGAAGGCTGAGTAAATTGAAAGAAAGATATGATTACTCTGTGTTCTCACAGTATGCGCCGGTGACTTGGCCATTGACGCATTCGATTTCAGCGTTTTATGGAAGACCTCGACTTTCCACCGTTTCTCGTAGATTGCCTTGAGAGTCTCGGCATCACAGTCAAGATCGCTGCAAACCAGATAGAGAATGCCTGTGCTTCCGTCTTTGTTTTTAAAGACCTGACGGTATAGCAGAACAGGGAAATCGACACCTGCTATCCACCCTTGAACAGGCTTATCTTCTGAAAAATCAACAGTATCTATACGCTGTGAACGGCCTTGTAATTTGTCGTCCAGACTGAGGGATACCTTGCGGTTTGACTTCATCGCCATCAGGAAATGTTTATTACAGTCGTGTCGAATAAACATCATATTGTCGTTTGAGCAAAACCAGCTATCTGCAAGGACATAGCGGAACATAAGCTGGTTATGACAGCAAATCATCAGCATCTCCCGCATCATTTCATTTTTGGTTTGCTCTGCATATCGTCTTACCTTTTTTGTCTTCAAGTCGGTGTACAGGATGGTTTTTTCGATCAATTTATAGGCGACAGGAATGGACGCATCTCCGGCATGGTAATGTGCATTGAGCAGATTTATACCTTTGACGGTGCGATTTTTTGTATGATCAAAATGCCAGGTGTTCAGGGCATTCTCTTTGCTGAACTGCTTTTCCTGAATCGTATCGTCAAAGATCAAAACCCCATCACTGCACTCAACCTGTCGCACGATGGGTTTGACGTAAAGCCACAAGTCACGACTGGTGAACTCATTGTTTGAAAGCAAACGGGTGAACTGGTCGTGGCTGTAGACATTACCCAAAAGCTCTGACACGCCCGTTGCAGTAGTCTTGCCAGAAGACGACAACAGATAGTCAGAGTAAAGTTCTATGAGATTATTTTTCATGCCACCAATAATGGCTGATTTTCAGCAAGGTGCGTAACTTGAGTCAATAAGCAAAAGTCGTAGCTTCTCAATAAGTGCTGGGAATGCCGAAAATCCATGATAAACGTTAGTACTAATTTTCCGGATACCAAAGCTCCCAGAATTCTGGCACTTTGGTTTACCAGCAGTTTTTGAGAAGCTACCAAAAGTCGGCCTTCGCGTACTGGTGGCATTTTGCTATTCCTGATGTCTGTTTTAACCCTTTGACAACAGGATTCAAAGAAATATCAATTGTGGCGGTGAAAGTCAGGTAACAGTCCACTTCTCCAGTAACTGTGCCTGCGCAGTAATGCGCGAAAACACCAGAGCATTAGTAAAGTGAAGAGGATGGGCAGGATAAATACCTCGAGTAGAGTGATTGCCACGTAGCGAGTCATATTGGTAGCAAGGTGGCTGGTTTTTTCAGACAGCTTAACCTTGATATTGCTAAATTGTTCTAGTGAAGAACTGGCGTCGTCTTTAATGGACTTGTAACTGTCTCCTTTCAAGATATGGTGTCGTGTATCTCTGATAGCATGATAGCTATCATGAAACAGCGCTTCGGTAACTGCCTGACTGGTTTTGCTGACAGCAT is a window encoding:
- a CDS encoding transposase gives rise to the protein MKNNLIELYSDYLLSSSGKTTATGVSELLGNVYSHDQFTRLLSNNEFTSRDLWLYVKPIVRQVECSDGVLIFDDTIQEKQFSKENALNTWHFDHTKNRTVKGINLLNAHYHAGDASIPVAYKLIEKTILYTDLKTKKVRRYAEQTKNEMMREMLMICCHNQLMFRYVLADSWFCSNDNMMFIRHDCNKHFLMAMKSNRKVSLSLDDKLQGRSQRIDTVDFSEDKPVQGWIAGVDFPVLLYRQVFKNKDGSTGILYLVCSDLDCDAETLKAIYEKRWKVEVFHKTLKSNASMAKSPAHTVRTQSNHIFLSIYSAFRLEVLSLKVNLNHFQLRAKIYMAGLKASLGQLRELLAA
- a CDS encoding transposase gives rise to the protein MSKKGYCEYSYNAQISVDGDHQIIVGQHVSQQANDIQEVEPALNALSEATGGVTVDKMSMDNGYFSGPNLHALEQRNIDGYIATDRGEKPAEEALENSDRKFVKADFAYDAEADVFVCPANERLITNPLSKAKRKSYRASKEVCSECPYGSRCSGAKKEPGRVIRTDRFESVRQAMNKKMESTEAKSVYERRKVIAEPPFGQIKNSGFRGFSLRGKEKVAAEFSLVCTAHNIKKFVKAATTGSIRLDDVKKVKEAT